The following proteins are encoded in a genomic region of Streptomyces sp. SLBN-31:
- a CDS encoding ABC transporter ATP-binding protein: MNHPAPAPAARPVPEAAVLRLTGVTLHLGHDRQRVTALDDVDLAVAPGEFVAVTGPSGSGKSSLLAVGGGLQTPTRGAVHVAGVDLTTLKEHQRTAHRRRHIGYVFQHANLFASLTAREQLLLAAHVSGRLDGATRRRADDLLEAVGMTSRAGHRPDRLSGGERQRVGIARALVLAPEVLLVDEPTSALDRARARDIVDLLAEQTRLHHTATVMVTHDHEILDAADRVLTLRDGRLS, encoded by the coding sequence ATGAACCATCCCGCACCCGCCCCCGCCGCGCGCCCGGTACCGGAAGCCGCAGTGCTGCGCCTGACCGGCGTCACGCTGCACCTGGGCCACGACCGGCAACGGGTCACCGCCCTCGACGACGTCGACCTCGCCGTCGCACCCGGCGAGTTCGTCGCCGTCACCGGCCCCTCCGGATCGGGCAAGTCCAGCCTCCTCGCCGTCGGCGGCGGCCTCCAGACCCCGACCCGGGGCGCCGTTCACGTGGCCGGAGTCGACCTGACCACGCTCAAGGAACACCAGCGCACCGCCCACCGCCGCCGCCACATCGGCTACGTCTTCCAGCACGCCAACCTCTTCGCCTCCCTCACCGCACGAGAGCAACTGCTGCTCGCCGCCCATGTCTCAGGCCGTCTCGACGGCGCGACCCGCCGCCGCGCGGACGACCTGCTCGAAGCCGTCGGCATGACCTCCCGCGCCGGCCACCGCCCCGACCGGCTCTCCGGCGGCGAGCGCCAGCGCGTCGGCATCGCCCGGGCCCTCGTCCTCGCCCCCGAGGTCCTGCTCGTGGACGAGCCGACCTCCGCCCTGGACCGCGCCCGGGCCCGCGACATCGTCGATCTGCTCGCCGAACAGACCCGCCTCCACCACACGGCCACCGTCATGGTCACCCACGACCACGAGATACTGGACGCGGCCGACCGCGTCCTGACCCTGCGGGACGGCCGCCTGAGCTGA
- a CDS encoding TetR/AcrR family transcriptional regulator, whose protein sequence is MPKINAATVAEHRAQQRAALIQAAVDILVEQGAAAVTPAAVGARVGLARSSFYQYFPSSAALLAAIVEESFTAADAATTQALVDVHEPAARVDAFVRTELALAARGMHRPAKALMQADLPRECLDRVHELHRHHYAPLQAAIALLGAGADELTGRLVGGIVQAAMTAVEHGADPDRVADRALTLVRHGLTPPTAERSDEPAAGVAHD, encoded by the coding sequence ATGCCGAAGATCAACGCCGCCACCGTCGCCGAGCACCGTGCACAGCAACGCGCCGCGCTGATCCAGGCCGCCGTCGACATCCTCGTCGAGCAGGGCGCCGCCGCTGTCACCCCGGCCGCGGTCGGCGCCCGCGTGGGACTCGCCCGCTCCAGCTTCTACCAGTACTTCCCGTCCTCCGCCGCGCTGCTCGCGGCCATCGTCGAGGAGTCCTTCACCGCCGCCGACGCCGCCACCACCCAGGCCCTCGTCGACGTACACGAACCCGCCGCCCGCGTCGACGCCTTCGTCCGCACCGAACTCGCCCTGGCCGCCCGGGGCATGCACCGCCCCGCGAAGGCACTGATGCAGGCCGACCTCCCCCGCGAGTGCCTCGACCGCGTCCACGAACTCCACCGACACCACTACGCCCCCCTCCAGGCCGCCATCGCCCTCCTGGGCGCCGGCGCCGACGAGCTGACCGGCCGGCTCGTCGGCGGCATCGTCCAGGCGGCCATGACCGCCGTCGAACACGGCGCCGACCCCGACCGCGTCGCCGACCGCGCCCTCACCCTCGTACGCCACGGCCTGACCCCGCCGACCGCCGAGCGGTCCGACGAACCCGCGGCCGGCGTCGCCCACGACTGA
- a CDS encoding cysteine hydrolase family protein, translating to MGQTALIVVDMINTYDHTDADLLLPSVTDVVPRVTSLLERAREQEATVIYVNDNFGEWRSHHGELLEKALAGPHAKLVEPLVPDDNSLFVVKARHSIFFETPLNYLLSQQGIDHVVLCGQVTEQCILYSALDAHIRHLEVTVPRDAVAHIHTDLAEAALRMMERNMGATVCDGDDLWRG from the coding sequence ATGGGCCAGACTGCGCTGATCGTCGTCGACATGATCAACACCTACGACCACACCGACGCCGACCTGCTGCTTCCCTCGGTGACGGACGTCGTGCCGAGGGTGACCTCGCTCCTGGAGCGGGCGCGCGAGCAGGAGGCGACCGTCATCTACGTCAACGACAACTTCGGCGAATGGCGCTCGCACCACGGCGAACTCCTGGAAAAGGCCTTGGCCGGCCCGCACGCGAAGCTGGTCGAACCGCTCGTGCCCGACGACAACTCCCTCTTCGTGGTCAAGGCACGCCACTCGATCTTCTTCGAGACGCCCCTGAACTACCTGCTCTCCCAGCAGGGCATCGACCATGTGGTGCTGTGCGGACAGGTCACCGAGCAGTGCATCCTCTACTCGGCCCTGGACGCACACATCCGCCACCTGGAGGTGACCGTCCCCCGCGATGCCGTGGCCCACATCCACACCGACCTCGCCGAGGCCGCGCTGCGCATGATGGAGCGGAACATGGGCGCCACGGTCTGCGACGGCGACGATCTGTGGCGCGGCTGA
- a CDS encoding lytic transglycosylase domain-containing protein, translated as MAEPSTAVPRPGSDGPDGGEARTPPLRPAEYDPADYADCVLRSAEAAGVSPLLVLTVLYNEAYKPHHPLLERLWQWWKPEASFGVANMHRATFERVRRAHGLPERWQDLRDDPAFAVRAAALHLADLDRGLAERHVRRYTREELLALGYNAGERNMRAFARGVPPGPMARSYLRRFRSYRPRAAAVLADGRDRREDTGS; from the coding sequence ATGGCTGAACCGTCGACGGCGGTGCCGCGGCCGGGGTCGGACGGGCCCGATGGCGGTGAGGCGCGGACGCCGCCGTTGCGGCCCGCTGAATACGACCCGGCGGACTATGCCGACTGCGTGCTGCGCAGCGCCGAGGCGGCGGGGGTGTCGCCGCTGCTGGTGCTGACCGTGCTGTACAACGAGGCGTACAAGCCGCACCATCCGTTGCTGGAGCGGTTGTGGCAGTGGTGGAAGCCGGAGGCGTCCTTCGGGGTGGCCAACATGCACCGCGCGACGTTCGAGCGGGTCCGGCGCGCGCACGGCCTGCCGGAGCGCTGGCAGGACCTGCGTGACGATCCCGCCTTCGCCGTCCGTGCCGCGGCGCTGCATCTCGCGGACCTCGACCGAGGCCTTGCCGAACGGCATGTGCGCCGCTACACCCGCGAGGAGCTGCTGGCCCTGGGCTACAACGCGGGAGAACGCAACATGCGGGCGTTCGCCCGGGGAGTGCCGCCGGGCCCGATGGCGCGGTCCTACCTGCGTCGTTTCCGTTCGTACCGGCCCCGGGCGGCGGCGGTGCTGGCGGACGGCCGCGACAGGCGCGAGGACACGGGGTCCTGA
- a CDS encoding MerR family transcriptional regulator yields MDVSEPEADVPPSAGMTTGSLARRLGVSPTTLRSWDRRYGLGPATRAQGRHRRWTPEDVAMVVEMCRLTAGGIPPGEAAKAAKSQMGRPQPQPVAPSRPPNHAVAAPADVIESVTASRSASGLPLGNVRHECKGLARAAVRLDAVAVQEQLTAVIRAYGLVVTWEEILSPALQAVGRKWQSAGERYVEVEHLLSWHISATIRHVCVAAAPAQREWKSAPVILACLPGEQHTLPLEALNAALAERGVATLMLGSAVPAEALTAAVQRVGPSAVVLWSQSGSTASLPLAHHVASTRWGIRGARTQSHVLLAGPGWGRGQRPGLLRPRGLQDALVMLEGL; encoded by the coding sequence ATGGACGTGAGCGAGCCCGAGGCCGACGTGCCGCCGTCGGCCGGGATGACCACCGGCTCCCTCGCCAGACGTCTGGGCGTGTCGCCCACGACGCTGCGGTCCTGGGACCGCAGGTACGGTCTGGGCCCGGCGACCAGGGCGCAGGGACGCCACCGGCGCTGGACGCCCGAAGACGTCGCCATGGTCGTCGAGATGTGCCGTCTGACGGCCGGCGGCATCCCGCCGGGCGAGGCGGCGAAGGCGGCAAAGTCGCAAATGGGCCGGCCGCAGCCGCAGCCCGTGGCACCCTCCCGCCCGCCGAACCACGCCGTGGCCGCCCCGGCGGACGTCATCGAGTCCGTCACCGCCTCGCGGTCCGCCAGCGGCCTGCCGCTGGGCAACGTACGGCACGAGTGCAAGGGCCTCGCGCGCGCCGCCGTCCGCCTGGACGCCGTCGCCGTACAGGAGCAGCTCACCGCGGTGATCCGCGCCTACGGGCTGGTCGTGACCTGGGAGGAGATCCTGTCCCCGGCACTGCAGGCCGTCGGGCGCAAATGGCAGTCGGCCGGCGAGCGCTACGTCGAGGTCGAGCATCTGCTCTCCTGGCACATCTCGGCGACGATCCGGCACGTCTGTGTGGCCGCCGCGCCCGCGCAGAGGGAGTGGAAGTCCGCTCCCGTGATCCTGGCCTGTCTCCCGGGTGAGCAGCACACGCTGCCGCTCGAGGCACTCAACGCCGCACTGGCCGAGCGTGGTGTCGCGACGCTCATGCTGGGCAGCGCCGTACCTGCGGAGGCGCTGACGGCCGCCGTGCAGCGCGTCGGGCCGAGCGCGGTGGTGCTGTGGTCGCAGTCCGGTTCGACGGCCAGTCTGCCGCTGGCCCACCATGTCGCCTCCACCCGCTGGGGCATCCGGGGCGCTCGCACGCAGAGCCATGTGCTGCTCGCGGGCCCCGGCTGGGGGCGCGGGCAGCGTCCCGGTCTGCTGCGTCCGCGTGGCCTGCAAGACGCACTGGTCATGCTCGAAGGGCTGTGA
- a CDS encoding DUF4383 domain-containing protein yields the protein MKLSDELPLDHSLAKVYRYGAAFCGLTLLVFGALGFADELSPFSTDGQSIAGMSTNGVLSLISVVVGLALIGGGIVGGNFASTLNMVVGTLFLLSGFVHIFILDRSANFLDFGMTNVLFSFVMGLIILTFGMYGRVSSKLPHDNPYWRRRHAREAARESLAARRRERGQGPALPSGGVADQRALAGMSAQREE from the coding sequence ATGAAACTGAGCGACGAGCTTCCCCTGGATCACAGTCTGGCCAAGGTCTACCGGTACGGCGCCGCCTTCTGCGGGCTGACCCTGCTGGTCTTCGGTGCCCTCGGCTTCGCCGATGAACTGAGCCCGTTCAGCACCGACGGGCAGAGCATCGCCGGCATGTCGACCAACGGCGTGCTCAGCCTGATCTCCGTCGTCGTGGGCCTGGCCCTGATCGGCGGCGGCATCGTCGGCGGGAACTTCGCCTCGACGCTCAACATGGTGGTCGGGACGCTGTTCCTGCTGAGCGGCTTCGTCCACATCTTCATCCTCGACCGCTCGGCCAACTTCCTCGACTTCGGCATGACCAACGTCCTGTTCAGCTTCGTCATGGGGCTGATCATCCTGACCTTCGGCATGTACGGGCGGGTCTCGAGCAAGCTGCCGCACGACAATCCGTACTGGCGTCGCCGGCACGCCCGCGAGGCGGCCCGTGAGTCGCTCGCGGCCCGCCGCCGCGAGCGGGGCCAGGGTCCCGCACTGCCCTCGGGCGGGGTGGCGGATCAACGGGCGCTCGCCGGCATGAGCGCACAGCGCGAGGAGTAG
- a CDS encoding MarR family winged helix-turn-helix transcriptional regulator — MSRDGPTPTSDLRRDKARRSPIRVSPHLLVRDPHPQVVTAPHGDELRAESRRWFEDALFAGMEAAGEQPVTSHPGVGVRAARRRGTTLSELACRIGVARQTAHQVVHALIGMHLLEQVPDPGTARRILIRTTAEGRRVHEGAQATIAVMESVLADRIGATAVDALRQTPAADWGEPRLIAAP; from the coding sequence GTGAGTCGTGACGGGCCGACGCCGACGTCAGACCTCCGCCGGGACAAGGCGCGACGGTCCCCCATCCGGGTCTCGCCCCACCTCCTCGTCCGCGATCCCCACCCACAGGTGGTCACCGCCCCGCACGGAGACGAGCTCCGCGCCGAATCCCGGCGCTGGTTCGAGGACGCCCTCTTCGCCGGCATGGAAGCGGCCGGGGAACAGCCGGTGACCTCCCACCCAGGCGTCGGTGTTCGCGCTGCTCGACGACGAGGAACGACCCTGTCGGAACTCGCCTGCCGCATCGGCGTCGCCCGGCAGACGGCCCATCAGGTGGTGCACGCCCTGATCGGCATGCACCTGCTCGAACAGGTCCCGGATCCGGGTACCGCGCGCCGGATCCTCATCCGCACCACGGCCGAGGGCCGGCGGGTCCACGAGGGGGCGCAGGCCACCATCGCGGTCATGGAGTCGGTCCTGGCCGACCGCATCGGCGCCACGGCCGTCGACGCGTTGCGGCAGACTCCGGCCGCCGACTGGGGCGAGCCTCGGCTCATCGCCGCCCCCTGA
- a CDS encoding alpha-L-rhamnosidase C-terminal domain-containing protein: protein MGGDRGRGGGARPGWGTVAPCPGGGLTSASARHDSPQGTIAGHWRLTDDDLALTVGTPPGTEAGIRLPGAAPTLAGPGTSTYEIRVRQGRARP from the coding sequence GTGGGTGGGGATCGCGGACGAGGAGGTGGGGCGAGACCCGGATGGGGGACCGTCGCGCCTTGTCCCGGCGGAGGTCTGACGTCGGCGTCGGCCCGTCACGACTCACCGCAGGGCACCATCGCCGGCCACTGGCGGCTGACCGACGACGACCTCGCCCTGACGGTCGGGACACCGCCCGGAACCGAGGCCGGGATCCGCCTTCCGGGAGCCGCGCCGACACTCGCGGGACCCGGCACCTCCACGTACGAAATTCGGGTGCGACAGGGCCGGGCTCGTCCATAG
- a CDS encoding VOC family protein, with the protein MSSRLFAISFDAHQPERLAHFWYGLLRLDRADDLHDGVALLSGNDAGYRLGFRSSRARKVAQNRLHFDLTSSSPENQRETVARALDLGARHADVGQGPDASHVVLADPEGNEFCVLEPGNRFLAGCGLIGALACDGSQAVGYFWSEALGWPLVWDQDEETAVQSPKGGTKLTWGGPPLMPDPGKDLHLELAPDGDQRAEVERLLSLGAKRLDAADDPGGAVVLADPDGNEFRVLADG; encoded by the coding sequence ATGAGCAGCCGCCTCTTCGCCATCTCCTTCGACGCGCATCAGCCCGAGCGACTGGCGCACTTCTGGTACGGCCTCCTGCGGCTCGACAGAGCCGACGACCTCCACGACGGCGTCGCGCTGCTGTCCGGCAACGACGCCGGGTACCGCCTGGGCTTCCGGTCCTCGCGGGCGCGCAAAGTCGCCCAGAACCGGCTGCACTTCGACCTGACCAGCTCCTCGCCGGAGAACCAGCGGGAGACGGTGGCCAGGGCACTGGACCTCGGGGCGCGGCACGCGGACGTCGGGCAGGGCCCGGACGCGTCCCATGTGGTGCTCGCCGACCCCGAGGGCAACGAGTTCTGCGTTCTGGAGCCGGGCAACCGCTTCCTCGCCGGCTGCGGCCTCATCGGAGCGCTCGCCTGCGACGGCTCCCAGGCCGTGGGGTACTTCTGGAGCGAGGCGCTCGGCTGGCCGCTGGTCTGGGACCAGGACGAGGAGACGGCCGTCCAGTCGCCGAAGGGCGGTACGAAGCTCACCTGGGGCGGTCCGCCCCTGATGCCGGACCCCGGCAAGGACCTGCACCTCGAACTCGCACCGGACGGCGATCAGCGGGCCGAGGTCGAGCGCCTGCTCTCGCTGGGCGCGAAGCGTCTCGACGCCGCTGACGATCCGGGCGGCGCGGTAGTGCTGGCCGACCCGGACGGCAACGAGTTCCGCGTGCTCGCCGACGGGTGA
- a CDS encoding SigB/SigF/SigG family RNA polymerase sigma factor produces MLIDMSTSRSGTPTTTAAAPTAQRAHDDAPDTAALFTRLAELEEGPERNALRDELVEAWLPMARRIAGRFRDRGENIEDLRQVAALGLVKAVDRYDPSRGAFESYAVPTITGEIKRHFRDRMWALRVPRRVQELRNKVRVARRELTQAPGTHEPTVADLAVHTGLTEEEVSAGMEAMDSFKTLSLDVEMSSDGDGYSFADTFGTTEASYEVVLDREAVKEGLRRLPERERAILYMRFFEDMTQSSIASRLGISQMHVSRLITRSCALVREQALGRRSGGGSTR; encoded by the coding sequence ATGCTCATCGACATGTCGACAAGCCGTTCCGGCACGCCCACGACGACCGCCGCCGCCCCTACCGCGCAGCGCGCCCATGACGACGCCCCCGACACCGCGGCGCTCTTCACCCGGCTCGCGGAGCTCGAGGAGGGCCCCGAACGCAACGCCCTGCGCGACGAACTCGTCGAGGCCTGGCTGCCCATGGCCCGCCGGATCGCCGGCCGCTTCCGTGACCGGGGAGAGAACATCGAGGACCTGCGTCAGGTGGCCGCGCTCGGGCTGGTCAAGGCCGTCGACCGCTACGACCCCTCACGCGGAGCCTTCGAGAGCTACGCCGTGCCGACCATCACCGGTGAGATCAAGCGGCACTTCCGCGACCGGATGTGGGCCCTGCGGGTGCCGCGCCGGGTGCAGGAGCTGCGCAACAAGGTCCGGGTGGCGCGCCGCGAGCTGACCCAGGCCCCGGGCACCCACGAACCCACCGTCGCGGACCTCGCCGTCCACACCGGCCTCACCGAGGAAGAGGTCTCCGCGGGCATGGAGGCCATGGACAGCTTCAAGACCCTGTCCCTCGACGTCGAGATGTCCTCCGACGGCGACGGCTACAGCTTCGCCGACACCTTCGGCACGACTGAGGCCTCCTACGAAGTCGTGCTCGACCGGGAGGCCGTCAAGGAAGGCCTGCGCCGACTGCCCGAGCGGGAACGGGCGATCCTGTACATGCGCTTCTTCGAGGACATGACGCAGAGCAGCATCGCCAGCCGGCTGGGCATCTCCCAGATGCACGTGTCGCGACTGATCACGCGCAGCTGCGCCCTCGTCCGCGAACAGGCACTCGGCCGGCGCTCGGGCGGCGGCTCGACGAGGTGA
- a CDS encoding DUF5133 domain-containing protein, whose product MLLPAEKDLRAVLARFENARIAHDVHPSGRTSRALEDATYTLCVMTASRTAEQAVSAARALLDRYAAAGRQTPDQQDKTLAA is encoded by the coding sequence ATGCTGCTTCCGGCCGAGAAGGATCTGCGCGCCGTGCTGGCCCGTTTCGAAAACGCGCGCATCGCGCACGATGTGCATCCGTCCGGACGGACGAGCCGTGCGCTGGAGGACGCCACGTACACGCTGTGCGTCATGACCGCCTCCCGTACCGCCGAGCAGGCCGTCTCCGCGGCCCGAGCCCTCCTCGACCGCTACGCCGCCGCGGGTCGGCAGACGCCGGACCAGCAGGACAAGACGCTGGCGGCGTAG